The genome window TGtgttacaaccaatgagagaatagaCTTAATATTGGTGTGCAGGCATGCGCTCAATTAGACTTACACATAATTTTACATAGTGgtttaaatgtttaatttacAGTGAGTAgacaaataatacaatagttgaatggGATTACTACATACTTTgtaggaaggctgtattgaacattTATGGTGttgtttgtccagttttccaaggcttctttagcttcagtttcatcttgacaacCACCAGGTAGTGATTTGGAGCTACATCAGTTCCTCTCctagttctcacgtcttccatcgtccttctgaactttCTATTgttgaaaatataatatttctggttctccgtggtgtggtccggtgagatccatgtagctttgtgtatgcgtttgtgtggaaacattgtgccgcctataaccgaTTTGTTggatgcacatatatttgcaaatctctccccatttccGTTTCTTCCTCCCAGTTCATGTCGTCTCATAATATCTTCATattcggtgttgtccattccgactttagcGTTCAGATCTCCtatcagaattgtcaggtcctttcctGGGTACTTCGCTATGAccgattgcagcctctcgtaaaactgatctttaacGTCGTTGttactatcattggtgggtgcataacactggataacattcatcgaGATTCCCTCCTAATTTGTCTTGAAGGGTGccttgatgattctggatccgtgaggttcccatcctacaaatgcatttcgtgcttctctggacagcattagagcaactccctgagtgtgtggagcattttcctcttcgtgaccgcaGTACAAAAGCATCTcttccgtatctagcctttgctgtccaggtTGTgcccaatgggtttcgctgattccgagtacctCCCAGTTGTATcccctcatttccattgctatttgattgGTACTTCCGGTCTCcgacattgtccggacgttccatataCCTATCAAATTGATGCTCTAGTTGTTAGAAGaagcatcggcctcgtgacttccgaagaatcttggTTTCCAACAttaggcgtcataattcttccttcgaATCCgagagcagagtttaaatggtctaatttgtttaatctggttagcgtttcttaGCACGATTTTCTTCAACGGGGAGGGGTTGCCAATCCCATGCCAAACACTTCTCCTATACTCGCGCTTGGAACCAGCAGTAGCCCTAGaaaagctacaggcggagttgtgtTGTCCTATAATTgtaggtaaataaataaatgcaaTTAAAGATAACTTATTAAGATCTGCTTATCTAAGTTATGCTCTTTGAGCTGGTTTCGAATCCCTCGAGCGGtattgtggatgctcactgctgaggaatcctataccaggacgaaacggccgttcaatgcttccaggttttccatggtgatctagctttaattggctcatgaattcaactataacattttttattttaaaatgactaATATCTAATATTAAATGTGATTTTGAGATTAATAATCAAGAAGAAGTATGGATAACATAAAATAATTGTAGATTCAATTAAGTGCTTATTGGGAGATGATATATGAATTCAATAAGAAATAACAATGCATTGAAGTGAGTGCTACCTAAACTACTGATGCGTTCGGAAGATCACTAGTGATATTAaaccaatgataataataaagatatgtGAATAAAAATACTGATGACAGTATTTGACTGTGAAAATTTTTTATATTAGTCAGTTTAGATTATTTTATGATTAAGTTCACTACTGATCTATTGGCCGTGAGGTTAGTCAAGGTAAGAGAATGagttgaacatatttcttttgcaCACGTAGTTCCAGTTTTTTAATCCGAACGGCTTTTACTTCTACCGTTTAGAGGACTTTAAGTGGGATTTAGAAAATTACTAACCTAATGAATTATTGAGAATTGttgatttttgttttttaattccTTACCACACTTTCGGTATGCAAAGGTCAGGTCGTAATAGCCTCTGCAAAGCAGAGTGAATGTGATTAAGAGCAGACAAAATGTAATAAGTCTGCTTCATGCTCCACAGTGTTTTTTGTACTTGATTAACAATAATTGACGGTAAATTCCAAGAACTAACGGGTCATATTTAGATTTcactaaaatgttttttttgttcaaACTTCGCTTAACCTGTTTATGGAATTCTATTCCATTGTATACTTTCAGCAATGTCCAAGTGTTACATATTTTCGTTTCGTAAAACTGGgcatttttatcaaaatatctATGAATATAATAGTGTTAATAAGCACTAGATTTAAATTGATTTTTAATCTGTCAGTTGTTCACATTTATACTTTAGAATAGTAGATAATCCCTAATAGAAAATAGGAACACTTTATGTTAATGAGGATATAGGCGGTCCCATGATCATCTTTGATTTGGATAAGATTTCTATTTTTATTAGGTTAGGGATAGGGTTCTAGGTAAAGATGGCGAATCGATTGAAAGTATTAAATCCTCACCAACTAAGGTGGTTGGAACGTGTTATGTATGCTTGCCCACTTCCTCCTTCGCGGTGCGACGATAGCTGGTGTAGTAGTAGTAAGTTTAAAGTTTAAAGAAAGCTAGAAACGGCTAAACCAAGACGTCATTATTAATTGGAGTAAGCCATGCTAATATGTcggggtccgcgtgattattATAGTCAATGGCTAGAGACtgtgaatgacatggctcaaaatcgctcACAATAGCACGTGTctattcactctttgtcttccatTAAATCATAAGCTTCCAAACTTCCCATATTTTTTCAATGACTTATATTTGTTCTCAAGTTGTATCTTCAATGAATAATCTGTTCTACCACCACTGATGTTGTTattacctctactattctgggacaCCCTGACAGTTTTATCTCGCCGTGATAGTCctgtatgacaacttgaactgacatatatatatactagatTCTATGCCGcttttgactgactgaccttTCTTAAATACTTTAAGGAAATTACTTAACATTTGTAAAACAGTAATAAATCGACTAATTAAATGAGTTCAGTAAGGTATCTGTAATAGATGAAATTAAAAGTTACATCACTGTTATTACGTTTTTATTACAATATGACGAAGATCATGAGTCTTTTGATCACCCTGTTCTTTATTAATTTATACATTACTTCAACTCCATCAAGGTAGCTATCTGAAATGAAGTTGTTTAAGAACTTTATTTTTCCGAATATGTCAGTGTTAGTATAGTTTTGATATTCTTAACTTCAAAAGTTGGATCTTTTAGCATTTCAAATCACCAAAATATATACTTGAGAACTCATTACATATATCATTTAATCGTTCTATGTGGCAAACTAACTATCCTTTTTTATGACAATTGGGTTTCACCATAGTCtctgtttgtttattattcCTTATTAATAGTACCGGAATCACTTGTGTACATTAAACCAGAAGATGAAATATTTCCTTCACATGTACCATACATTATTGTTGGTGCTGGAGCGGCTGGAATGTCAGCAGCCCGTTCAATACGTGCCTCAGACCCAACATCTagaattttattaatttctgGTGGTAGGGAATCAAGTACAATAGCTGAACCAGGTATTGAAGAAACTTCATTTGTTGAACCGCCACCTTACTTGAGACCACCTTTAAGTAAAGAATTATGGAATCGAAGTCTTGATAAAGAGAAAAAGTTACTTCGAAGCGATGGAGATATTCGTCGACATTCATGGCTATATTATGAACCAGATAGCTTCTTTTTAAAACCAGAAACGTAAGTTTTCATATACACAGTTAGATTCtttgatgaagttaaacattgtTAACTATGATTTGAGGACTACGTGCAATTTTTTATAGGGTTAAGCTGTACCCAAGAATAATTATTTTGGTTATACATTTTGTTACTGTTATGCTTTAAGTTCTGATAATGAATTAACGAATTCACTTTTTTGTTGTTTGATTCTTAATATATTTTTAGTTTAAGTTCTGTCCAATATGGTGGAGTAGCATTAATGCGAGGTGATCCTGTGGTTCGTCTGGATCCTGATAAACGTACCATTTTTCTAGCATCTGGTAGACAGATAACCTATGATCGTTGTCTTTTAGCTACAGGTGGTTCGCCTAGACGCTATAAACATTTAGAAACGTGTAGTCGAACCGGTATAAATCTAACTGATACAGGACATGTTTCTTATTTTCGTAACATAGCAGATTACAGGTAGGTGTGCTCTGTAATGTTTATGAGTCTGttatgtttctaatttttgggTATCTCAATGAATATATTAATCATATTATGTATGACCTctcatacatagggaggagaaATTGTGGTTTGTAAATTAGGATGTCTGAAAGTGTACCTGAATGTTTGtaaaaacaaatagaattaAATGACCCCATAAGCGTAGATGTTAAACGTCCGTcattctctattgccaaacacataGTTGAAACAGGCCATGGGATTGAACTTAACACGGCTCTTGTGGTGTTGTAAAATAGcttaaaagggcgtatactaaggtttattgaagccttagccatacgaaaattcaaacatcctttatgtattcaaaaacggTTTGTTCACATGTTAAACCtgccctggtaatattagcttattaccCAGCGTGATGAAGCTTCAAGttgtttttcatattattttctttattatctttGTCTGCCCTTACCttccatttccagtctagttgaccttttatttttatatataaatgttcttaacaagtatatgtgtgatcagattattcgaaatgtattgcgctaatatatcacatagttctgataatcttcgtctttttattacattatcgaaagttgaatttattgttatttttttacacatttttattttatcaaatatatgaCACTTGATTTATGACATTTTCTAGACATCTTCGAGATCTTGCCGATAAACTCCGTCGAGCTAGTGGTGGCAGGATTGCTGTCATTGGTGGTGGTTTTCTCGGAAGTGAATTATCTGTTAGTTTATTAAAACAACCAAAATCTACAGACAGCAAGAATGATAATCCTGATTCAAAAACTCAATCAAAATTAACTATAATGCATGCATTTCGTGAAACAGTTCCAATGGGCAGTGTATTGCCACCATGTTTAGCTTCAGCTGTTGGACGTTTTGAATCAAGTAAAGGTATTGAATTGTGGAGTTCATCAGATGTTGTCAGCTTATCACTTATTCCTAATACAAATGTGGACACTAGTACtcatgctactactactactactacaattgTAAATGAATCACAAAAACTTTTACCATCGGAAAATGGAATAGCCAGTACTAATACTGGGCGTGTTCGCCTACGTATTAGACGTACAATATCTGGCATTGAAAGAGTAGAAGAAATAGATGTTGATCATGTAGTTTTTGCTGTAAGTTTCTTCGTTTTTATCGTTCAATATAATTTACAATAAATGTCTGTTGAAGAAGTTACTTCcgattatataatgacattaCATGAAGAATCTTTGAAAAGAAGAGTTTACTTAGGACGGTTCTTTTATTTCTAGTGCATGGTCTAACCTCCATATCATCCTGAAAATTTGTTATTCATCAATGTGTTGTAAAATTACCTAAGTTTATTCTTGGTCATCTAGcatttttttattgaaacatAGGTTATCATATTGAATTCAAATGGGCGAATTAATGTGCTTACTAACTTCAAAGTTGTtgggtcagtcagctacaacataggaccagacacatatatgcatcggtccaagttgcgaCACCTACctcattagcataacaagatgaacaccaagttcatagaagtagttactttaacggtagtaatatataaaagaaagattgtgtatgaGGATATGATACGgagagaaagaattagtttgtagaaagaagggtataaagtaatttttatctgacggtttaagggaagacaaagagtgtatacaccgacaccattgtgatcgattctgagctatatatatatatatatatatatatatatatatatatatatatatatttatttatttatttatttatttatttattgtataactatttagtaactatgtgatatgtatattcatattccttttattataagcttccatttgtcctattgactactattatacgatttactattctcaaGTTATTCCCAATTGACTAGTTAGTCTTtcacactcacagccacttCTGGCTTGATGttgtataataattatttttgatttgatggtttgatgtggtctagTCTACTTTTGTATAAAtcaagtatgtctgaaatatacgattcatacAGGGGAAGCTgagattgtgttctggactcgacAGATAGGGCAGGGCATGGCAATGTGAAGAGGAACCTGTAAGGATTCTTAGttgactctagactgctcgtactggCTAACATGGCATTGGTTGGACACACTGTCAAGGTCGTATAAGCCAATGTCCTGATTGTCGATCTTATCACGTGATATTTGATGGGACCTAGGACATAACACTGGAACTTCATCTACTTTTGGGATATTGTATTCCAATGTCCACATGGTAATTATATTTCATGATTGTAACGTACTTACatattatgaaatatttttattttcatttgttttcgaTAGATTGGTATAGAACCGAACACGGAGCTTTCTTCAGATGCATCCCTTGAAGTAGATCCTAATAATGGTGGATTTCTAGCGAATGCCGAATTGGAAGCAAGACAAGGTGTCTTTGTGGCAGGCGATGCTGCATCTTATTGGGATCCAGTTGTTGGTTGTCGACGACGTGTTGAGCATCTAAATTTCGCTGAAGAAGCTGGATCATTAGCTGGAAAAAATATGGTTGCTTCATTATTCGGTAATAATAAATCTTCAACTGGGATGTCATCATCACACTATCAACACCAATCATCTATATGGTCTACACTTGGTCAAGAAATATCGTGGGATGCAGTTGGATTGATTGATTCACGCCTACTTTTAACACGTGCTTTTTTTGCTTCTTCCGCTACTACcggtgatgatgataatgatattgAACATAAGTCATCTAAAGAAAAGAATTCCACTGCTCGATCTTTTTCCCACATACCTGATTCTAGTATAGGTAGACTTACCAAAGGTGTTGTTTTCTATCTTACTCCAAAAGATAAAAGATTAGTTGGTATACTACTATGGAATATGCCTGATGAAATTTATACAGATACAAATTATCCTGCACCTAGTCGGCTTAATCTAGCCCGTAGCTTATTAGCTcaaaaacttatcattgatCTTGACAACTCCACAGAAAACAACTTAGAAAACCCAAAAAGCAATAATTTACGTCAAATAGCCAGTCAATTTGATCTGTATGGAGAGATTGCTGAAGATTATGCACATTTACAAGAATATATAAGAAGGAAGAAATTAgatgaagataataataataatgataattcaaCATTTAGTTCTGTAGATAATAAACCTGATAAGTAGTATTTTCAAAGAATATAGCAACGACAGTAACTAATCATGTACTCATTAGTGTTGTGGCATTTAAGAATGAGCAACCAATGAGGAGAAAATTCGTTGTTTTTTGTTACTTCTAATTTCTTACGGATTTTGTAAAGTTCAAGCTTTTTCGCTTATTGTTTATCAAATAGAAACTGATTAGATTGACattctttatatttttttttctgtttgattgttgttgttgcgTCTTGTAGAGTAAATCATGTTGCTGATATAATGTTTTGATCTGCCGAATATTTCAAAGAATGCGTCACCTTTCTCTATGCCTGACTGATTAAAACAACTGAATAGAAGAGATTGCACGCCTTCTCATACTATGTTACGTAGTAGCCTTACTCGGTTATTTCACATTTGATGTTAAGATAGGTCAAGTGATGATGACATACGAAAGCTTACCTAATGAATACGTACAGAATGTACTAATGGATTTACTTATACTATGTTTGATACTTATAGCTCGCGAAATGTGATTATTCTGTGATCCTTTAAGTCTGGCATCAAACGTCAAATAGTGACCAATTAGAGGTTTGTAAGCGGATGTTAGTTTCTGGTTGCTCACAAAGTGCGataatattttatcatattATGCTTGAGAATGAACCTGGGAGGTGAACGTATACTCTGAGGGACAGCTCGGCTATCCATGACCTTCTCCTTGGTAGTTTTCGTTTATTAGTTCTTTATTTTCCGTAGTTCATCTTCGAGATCGGGAAGTCGTATGGGATAGAAAAGCGAATAGCTCTTACTAGGAGCCTTCTCTAAATTCCATCGGTTGTCTAGTGTCGGCATTGTTTGGGAGATTTTTTCAACGGAAAACACTCCAGTATAGTACGGCTTTGTTCTCAAAACTTTATTTAATAACATACTTCTAATATTGTAGTTATAATGATTCAATGGTATTTTCCATTGTCTTTAATCATCTAATATTGAATAACTTCCAGTATCTTTTCACTCAGCTTAGTAGTTTGATTAAATCATTTAACAGATCAAATTCGGTCATTACTAAATCTTTGAAGCATATTAAAACTGTTGTTTGGTTGATTATATTCAGTGTGTTTCAAATTAGCGAACCTGAGTGATACAATTGTTCTATAAACACTGTCGTTCACTATATTTTAGAGCTAATTAATCAGTGTAGTTCAACTAAGTTCATCGAGGTGTGAGTTAGATATCTGATATTAAAGGATGTTTTACCTTCACTCAACTCATCAACAGTTATACCAGGACATTACACTAGTTTATAAAGTTGTCGGTAGTCATTCTCGGTCTGT of Schistosoma mansoni, WGS project CABG00000000 data, chromosome W unplaced supercontig 0115, strain Puerto Rico, whole genome shotgun sequence contains these proteins:
- a CDS encoding disulfide oxidoreductase, putative — its product is MGHINAVVMLEPEVSSASNALEIPVTHGSESVLNTSPIQHETRNSSDHSPVIVEQQQLDTSDSVDSQVTESFTDSVKEVTNSDFHDEIPESLVYIKPEDEIFPSHVPYIIVGAGAAGMSAARSIRASDPTSRILLISGGRESSTIAEPGIEETSFVEPPPYLRPPLSKELWNRSLDKEKKLLRSDGDIRRHSWLYYEPDSFFLKPETLSSVQYGGVALMRGDPVVRLDPDKRTIFLASGRQITYDRCLLATGGSPRRYKHLETCSRTGINLTDTGHVSYFRNIADYRHLRDLADKLRRASGGRIAVIGGGFLGSELSVSLLKQPKSTDSKNDNPDSKTQSKLTIMHAFRETVPMGSVLPPCLASAVGRFESSKGIELWSSSDVVSLSLIPNTNVDTKEIDVDHVVFAIGIEPNTELSSDASLEVDPNNGGFLANAELEARQGVFVAGDAASYWDPVVGCRRRVEHLNFAEEAGSLAGKNMVASLFGNNKSSTGMSSSHYQHQSSIWSTLGQEISWDAVGLIDSRLLLTRAFFASSATTGDDDNDIEHKSSKEKNSTARSFSHIPDSSIGRLTKGVVFYLTPKDKRLVGILLWNMPDEIYTDTNYPAPSRLNLARSLLAQKLIIDLDNSTENNLENPKSNNLRQIASQFDLYGEIAEDYAHLQEYIRRKKLDEDNNNNDNSTFSSVDNKPDK